A stretch of DNA from Campylobacter iguaniorum:
ATGAGCGGAAATCCATTAACTGCACCGTTAGCTGATATAGCTTCGTTGCCAACAAAGATATGGGGGAGTGTTTTTAAAAGATACAAACTTTCTAAATTTCTCCCTTATCACCTTTATGATCCTAAAATTGAAATGTACATAAACAATGATGATAGCTTTGGATGTATTTTTCAATGTGCTCCAAGGATTAGAATGGGTACATCGACTGCGACTGCTATTGAAGAGATGTTAAATAAACTTCCAGATAATACTTTCATTCAGTTTACTCTTGTTGGAAGCAAAAACATCAAGCAAGTTGTTGAAAATTGGAGACTTGAGCATAAAAAAAGAGCTAAAACCGATAAAGAGCACGGTGAGCTTTTAGCAACTGCAATCGATAATATGGCTGAGTTCTATTATTCAAAAACAGTAGAAGCTCCATCTCGTTCTATGACTGCAAAGCTAAAAAATTTTACTCTTTTTGTATCGATAAAATCAAATAAAAAAGATGCTCTAATGAGCTACAAAGGAACGCTAAAAAATATATTGGCTGCAAACCATTTCGCTCCACAAAATGCAACTCCAGATATGGTTAAACCAATTATATATGAGCTGTTTAATGGTGGCCACGATTTAAGAGATATTCCTGCTTATGATGAATTTGCATATCTTAATAATCAACTTATTGCTCCAAGTACAAAAGTGGTAGTAAAGGACACTCATCTTGAGAGTGATGGTAGAAGTTGGATAAGTTTAACTCCTCAAGCACTTCCTAAATATGCTCATATTTCAGATTTTGGAGAGAAAATCGGTGATTATGTATCAAAAGCTTTGGATACAAACCAATTCAAAGATACTTTTATGATTACTACATCGATAACAAGATTACCAAAAACAAAAACAAACGGTGTAGCTCGAAATCACTCTATGATACTTGGGCAAAAATGGAGTGAAGCAATTTTTAGACAATTTGCAGCAGCTAAAGAGGAGAGTGTATCAATTCTTGACCGCATTGATAGCAGAAAAGAGAAACTTTATGCAATGGATCTAAATATACTTGTAAGTGGTGATAATTTTGATGATGCAAAAGAGAACGCCCAAACAATTATGAGTTACTGGAACAAAGGTGGAGAGTATAAAGCCATTACTCTTGATGATGCAATGGGTATTCATCACCTTAACTTTATGGCATCATTACCAATGGGAATAAATAGAGAGTATATGTTTGAAACAACTGGAAAATATAGAAGTATGTTTCCAGATCAAATTGCTCAGTTTGTACCGCTAGAAGCAGATTACAAAGGAAATCATCCAAACTTGATGCTTTTCTCTAGGCGTGCTCAATTATCTGGATTTGATTTGTTTATTTCAAATATTAACTTTAACGCTTATCTTGTTGCAACATCTGGAGCTGGAAAATCAGTTCTTTTAAATATGCTTGGATTTAATTCTTATACAAGAGGAGATAGGGTTTTTGTACTGGATTACGATAACTCGTTTTTGAAGCTTTGTGAGACGATAGACGGGCAATATATCTTCCTTGATCCACAAAAACCTATAAGCTTTAATCCTTTTAGTGAAATACACGATGAAGCTGAACTAATGGAAGATTTAGCATATCTCTCAGATTTTGTGTATATGCTTGGTAGTTCAAAAAGTGAGCAAAGAGCTTTAGAAGATGAAAAACTTATCAAAACTAAGCTACAAGATAATATCAAACTTCTTTTTAGAGAATTTGGTAACAAAATGGAAGTTACTCATATTAGAGATAAAATGAGACAAGTAGATGATAGTAGATTTAAAGATTTTGCTGACCAACTTGGTACATTTTGTAGAGGTGGTATTTATTCTCGGTTCCTAGAGGGTAAAAATGAGTTTAATATCCAAAAAGAGTTCATTGTAGTTGAGTTTAAAGGAATTGAGAACCATCCAGATATTAGAGATCCTATTATTATGCTCCTTATCTACCATATCAATCAACTTATGTATATGAGTGGAGATAGAAAAAATAGGATACAGATTATTCTTGATGAGGCTCACCGTTTCTTAGGGAAAAATCCTCGAATGGATGATTTTATTGAGCAAGCATATAGAAGAGCTAGAAAATATGATGGTTCTATTATCCTTGCGACACAAGGTTTTGATGATATTTACAACGCAAAATCTGGTGGGTTAAGTAAAGCAGGAACTGTTATTGTTAATAACTCATCTTGGAAATGGTTTATGAAGCAAACTGAAACCTCAATTAATATGCTTATTAATTCAGAGGTATTTAACTTTAGTGATATTGACAAAGAGATATTAAGATCTATTGTAACAGTAAAGCCAGAGTATTCAGAGTTATTTATGATTACTCCAGAGGAGTATAAGTTGCCGTATAGATTGTTAATGGATAAATTCTTTTACTATCTTACAACTACGGATCCAAAAGATAAAGCTAAAATCAACCAACTTGTAGAAAATGGGATGACATTAGCTAAAGCGATTGAAACACTTGCAAACGAAAAGGATTAATAAAATGAAATTGAGCAACTTCCTATTAATGATTGTGTACTCTTTGGCTATAAGTGGGCTTGTAGTGTTCGCTTACGATAAGTATAAAGTACAAGATCAGATACCAAAATTTTATATGATTGACTCTCAACTAATTGTAGAGCAAAAGAAAAATGAGCTTAAAGAGATGATATTTAAGCAAGGACAACAACCTACTGAGGATGCAATAGTTGATTACCTCACCAACATAGATAAGATTGTTGAGTATATATCAAAAAGAGACAATGCAATCATTGTAGTTAAAACTGCGGTAGCTTCTAAAAATGTAAAAGATATTACCAGAGAAGTTTTACAAATTTATGCAAAAGAAGTAAGTGGCAAAAGCATAAATTAGCATAAATTATGCTAAAATATGAGCGTTTTTATAAAAAGATTTGGAGAGTCTAAATGAATGAAAAAATGAAAAAATTTATCAAGTATGTAGCTGCTGGAATTGTAATTTTTGGAATTGGTAATTTAGCTTTAAGTGCTATTGGTTCTAAATATGGTTTAGGCATTATTGTTACAAAAAGCTTAGATAAAGATTATTTCATTTTTCAAAGAGATTGGCAAGGTAAAATCGCCAAAGGTGAAATTATTTATTTTTCTCTCCCTATCGAAACGCCTTATTACAAAAAAGCTTCAAAATTTGGAAAAATTATTATGTGTGAGGGTGGAGATAAGTTAAGTACACAAGGACTTGATTATTATTGTAATAATAAGTTTATTGGTACGGCAAAAACTACTGATAAAAATGGTAAGCCAGTCTCTCCCTTTATATACAATGGTGAAATACCTCAAGGAAGCTTTTTTGTAATGGGAACACACGAACGAAGTTATGATAGTAGATATTGGGGCTTCGTTAATGAAGATCAAATACAAGGAATTGCAATATGGTCAATTTAAAAAAAATCACGGCTTTATTTTTGGCCGCAACTATTTCATTATCAACTCCTGCAACGGCAAATTTAACAAGTTTTATACAAAATAACCTCGATACTTCAATTACTACTGAAAATGCTGGGTATTATAAAACACAATCAAGAGGATACTATACTCTTGGGAGTGCAAGGGTTAGATGGGGTGGACTCGGTACAGTACATCCATTCAATATGCAAGCCCCATCTATTAATGTTGGGTGTTCTGGTATTGATATGGTTTTTGGTGGATTTTCATACTTAAATTTTGAGTACCTAGTTGAAAAGTTGAAAAAAATCTCCGCAGCTGCTCCAGCATTTGCTTTTAAAATGGCTCTATCAACGCTTTGTAAAGACTGCGATACGATTATGACTGAACTTGAAAAAATTGCAAATGCAATTAATAATATGAACTTTGATACTTGTAAAATGTCTCAACAAATTGGGAGCTGGGCTGGTGCAAAGATTGGAAATATGGCAAGTGATGCACTTAAATTTGGTGGTAGTGAGAGTTGGTTGTCCTCTCATACAAAAGCTATCGAAGATACATCAAGTACAATTCAAGGCTGGATTAATGGTGCTAACTCTTGGATGAATGGTGGAGCTGAGGGTGCAAAAGAGAATTTATTACAAGGTTCTTTAGTTAAGCGTGCAACGGATACATACGGTACTATTTTTGGAAATGGTGCTGAATGGGAAGCTCTTACTAGATCGATGGTCGGTGATGTTGTCGGTTACACAAAAGAAAAAACAAAAAGCGATGGTTCAAAAGAAACTGATATTAAAGTTGAAATTATCCATCCAGAGATGGACTATGTTAAATTTATAGAAATTTTGCTTGAGGGTGGAACCGTTGATGCGGTTGGATTTAGTCAAACTGAAAGCGGTGGTATGAAAATGAAACCAACATATCCTACTACACAAATTACAATTCCAACTGGCGGTATGAAAAAAATGGTTGAAGATAAAATTATAGCTATTGTAAATAAAATTAATGCAAATGAAGCTTTAAGTATATCAGATAAAAATTTTATCAATTCTATGCCAGTACCAGTGTATAGAATTATAAATGTTATCTCTGTTCTTGGAGATACTGGAGTAGAGAAAACCGCTGAGTATATTGCATTAAAACAAATAGATGCTCTTATTAGAAAATTGACAGATGAGATGACAAGATATTTAGCTGTTTACAAAAGACAAAAAGGTGCGGATGTATTAAGTGATAAAGATATGGAAAAAGTAGATCAATTAGTTTTCACTGCAAGACAAAATAGACAACAAATAAATGATATTATGGTTGGCGTTGCAGCTGATTTTAACAAGCAAGTTGATTTAGTTAATTACTATATGGATCTTGAGAAAAATATCCGTCAAAAATCTCCATTATGGACTGCTGCAAGTTTTGGTGGGTGAGGTATTAAGGGATGAGAAAAGCTTTAATATTAGCTGCATCTCTTATGATGCTATTAAACGCAAATGACAACTGGAACGCTGGCCAAAATATTGGAAGCTCTACTCTCAACCACTTCAAAGGAAATATGAGCGGTACTATCAACAACCCTATGACTACGGATCAAAAACTCCAAACCGTAGATGGTTCAAAAGATGGTAATGCTAAATTGATATGCTCTGAGGGAAGCACAAGAGAATATCTTACAATAGGTTATAGTGGAACTAGCGATATTACAGTATCAGTTCAAATGGATAAGAACCTTGATGGCACTAAAGAAACATCGTGGTCATATTCTGGGATTAGTGGCGTATGCTCAAACGGTGCTATAAAATGCTCTTTAGGCACTTGGAATAACTGTAAATACTATGAGTGGGTATTTAGTGGTGGTGTTTTAAAATTAAATGAAACACAACCCGATTTAGTAGGTGGTTGTTATTGTATAAACAGTTCTTGTGGTGGACTTGCTGCGACTGAAAAAAAGAATATTTTAAATGATATATCTGGAGCTATTGCTCCTTTGATGTCCGATAGCTCACAATATGTAATTACAAGAGCTGAGAATAACGGACAAACAGTTAAATATTGGGGGCAAGATTATTCAAATTGTAGTAATTCAAATGGTTCACGCCCAAGTATTTCGCTAAGTGGTTCAAATATGCAATCACAAACAGATAATGCTGCTCTAGCTCAGTCAAACAATGAGTCAAGTGCTTATTATATTTTAAATGAGGGTGCAGGTAACGATACAACTCTTGATGATAGTTTTAAAACAGATTTAACAAATAGATCAACATCCGTAAGAGCATCGGCTACAAACCCTACTGGAACTAATAATTACTCCTATACGGATAATTTAAGCGGTTCATCTATAAATGTGAGTGGCTCTCTTCTCCTTGGTACTCAAGGACAAGCAAAATATTGTGAAGTAGAATGGACGAAAAGCAATACAGATGCTTTCCTTGATGAAACGAATAGAAAAAGTGGAACTACAAATAATCAAGTGAAATATAGTGAGATAAGAGAGTGTATTAATAATTGGACGGTGTGCCCTGTAAATGCAGGAGAAAGTATTAAGCATCAATGCGGTGCTATTGATAATTTTGCGGAAGTTACTGGGGCATTAAATGCTGTAAGCGAGGCAACAAAGGATATGGTATGTTCTTCAACAAACTAAAATATAATTTAATGATTTTATTGCTTTTAATTTCAACACAATCATACGCTTTAATATGTAGTGATTATGGTGATTTTAAAGAGTATGGCGGACATTATTACTCAACAACTGTAAAAAAATTAACATTTAAAGATGCAAAACTATTAGCTGAAAATAGTGGGGGTTATTTGGCTATTCCAAACAGTAGCTCTGAAAATGCTTTTATAGCAGGTTTAATCAAAGATGGAGAATATTCTTGGATAGGTATCCACGATCCAAGCTTAACGGCTAATTATTGCTATTCCACTTCAAACTGCTCTCGTGATGACAGTAGATTTAAAACGGTTAAAAATACTGCACTTTCTTATAAGAATTGGGCGGAATATCAACCAGATAATCTTGTAATGGAATATGATGTAATGGATGGCAAAGAGCAAGTTACCCCACTTGGTGAGCATTGGGTAGCAATGGCGTATAGTGGAAAATGGGCTGATTTTGGAAACCATAAAACAAGTTATAATAATCCGATTAAATACTATGCGGTTTTTGAATTTGATACTATGCCAGATTGTTATACTCCTCCAACAAATTTTCAAGAGGATCAAATTGCAGGTACAAAATGTAGTACAAAAATTTACAACAAAGATATTAACCAAGCTGTTGATACTGGCCAACTATATGATTGCCAACAAGATCAATATGGTACAGATTATTGCCCTAGTCAAATGGCTCCGTGTGCTCAAGAGTGGGATTATACAGATGGAACATCTCAACAAGTAGATACTACATTAAATACTAATCCAAATTGTAATGGAACGATGGTAAATGGTGTTTGTTATGAGCAAGTTGGAAATGCAACCAAAGTAACAAATTTATCGTGTAGAAATATAAGTGTACCTTGTATGCCAGGGGCGGGCAGTTGTTGTCATATTGATTTTAGTTGTAATAATAATCAAGCAACTGTTAAATATTACGATTGTTGCCCATCTCAAGGGAGCTTAAAGAGAACAGTAACTGTTAGTGATCCAAATAATTTTTTAAATGGGGTTACATATCAACAATATGGTAGTGCAAAAATTGTGTGTAATAAATCGGGAGCCTGCTCTGTTTATTTTCAAAGCTATTATTGCAATGGTGGTTTAATCGGAAGTCCATACCTAACAAATTCATTCTCCTTAAATACAAGCACGGAATATAAATGTAACGATAATCAATTTGTAGGAAGTCAAGCATATCAAGGAGCAGATCCAACAAAATGTTACAATGGATATGAGCCATCTTGTAATAAAGGTTCTTTAAACACAAGTACAAACAAATGTGAACTAGATTATACATACTACAACTATTTGTGCAACAATGATAAAAATGAGTATGGATTAAATTATGTTCCTCAAAATACTGGTGGTGATTGTAATGGAGTGAATTTATTGCCAGATGGTAGTTGTAATTCATCAACTCCTCCAACAAATAACTGTAAAAGAGAGAAATATACTTGTAAAGAGGCTCCAGATAGAAAATGTGCTTATGTAAACAATGAGTATCAATGCTCTCCATATCCTTGTTTTGGTGGTGATGATATTGAAACAACTGATACCCAAGTAGGACTTAATGATGCAGATAATAATGGATGGGATAATAGTGGTAACTGCTTAGGACAAATTTATATTTTTAATGGTCAAGATAATAGATGTAGAAGCAAAGATATACTTTTTGGACTTGTAGGTGGTGGGTGTTGCGATAAAGATAAAGTGTTTCTTGGTTTAGTCGCTTGTAAAGAGGAAGAGAAAAAATTAGCAAAACTTAATGATCAAGAGAGATGTCATTATGTTGGTGAGTATTGCTCTAAAAAACTAAATCTTGGTTTTACTAAAATATGTGTTCAATGGAAAAAATCACACTGCTGCTTTAATAGTAAACTAGCTCGTATTATCAATGAGCAAGGTCGTCCTCAACTTGCAAAAGGATGGGGAAGTGCTGAAAGTCCAGAGTGCAAAGGTTTTACTCCAGAAGAGTTCCAAAAACTTGATTTTAGTAAAATTGATATGAGTGAGTTTTTTGGAGAGATCCAACAAAATTTTAATGTTAATTTTATGCAAAATCAACAAAACTTCATTCAAAATAGAATTACAAATAATATGAATAATATATCTGGGAACTAAATGAAAACAGATATTGAACTTTGTCCGAACATCTTTTGCTCCAAGAGAAACATTTGCCTCTCAAGAGGCGGCTCTTGGTTGCTTCAATGTGGACTAAAAAAAGAGTTTATTTCATCGATGGAATTTAATAGAAAACAAAAAAAGGAGTTAGTTAATGAATGATAATTTTAGAATGACAAATAAAGAAACAGTTGATACTCTAATGAGAATAAATTATGGAAGAAGCTCCGTTGCATTTACAATCTTTTCCCCATTGTTAAAATATCTTGATTTTAACAATGGAGATGATGTAAATATTGGATTTGATTTTGAAAAAAAATTATTGCTTATAAAAAAAGTAAAAAATGGTGCAAAAA
This window harbors:
- a CDS encoding TraC family protein; this encodes MSGNPLTAPLADIASLPTKIWGSVFKRYKLSKFLPYHLYDPKIEMYINNDDSFGCIFQCAPRIRMGTSTATAIEEMLNKLPDNTFIQFTLVGSKNIKQVVENWRLEHKKRAKTDKEHGELLATAIDNMAEFYYSKTVEAPSRSMTAKLKNFTLFVSIKSNKKDALMSYKGTLKNILAANHFAPQNATPDMVKPIIYELFNGGHDLRDIPAYDEFAYLNNQLIAPSTKVVVKDTHLESDGRSWISLTPQALPKYAHISDFGEKIGDYVSKALDTNQFKDTFMITTSITRLPKTKTNGVARNHSMILGQKWSEAIFRQFAAAKEESVSILDRIDSRKEKLYAMDLNILVSGDNFDDAKENAQTIMSYWNKGGEYKAITLDDAMGIHHLNFMASLPMGINREYMFETTGKYRSMFPDQIAQFVPLEADYKGNHPNLMLFSRRAQLSGFDLFISNINFNAYLVATSGAGKSVLLNMLGFNSYTRGDRVFVLDYDNSFLKLCETIDGQYIFLDPQKPISFNPFSEIHDEAELMEDLAYLSDFVYMLGSSKSEQRALEDEKLIKTKLQDNIKLLFREFGNKMEVTHIRDKMRQVDDSRFKDFADQLGTFCRGGIYSRFLEGKNEFNIQKEFIVVEFKGIENHPDIRDPIIMLLIYHINQLMYMSGDRKNRIQIILDEAHRFLGKNPRMDDFIEQAYRRARKYDGSIILATQGFDDIYNAKSGGLSKAGTVIVNNSSWKWFMKQTETSINMLINSEVFNFSDIDKEILRSIVTVKPEYSELFMITPEEYKLPYRLLMDKFFYYLTTTDPKDKAKINQLVENGMTLAKAIETLANEKD
- the lepB gene encoding signal peptidase I, producing the protein MNEKMKKFIKYVAAGIVIFGIGNLALSAIGSKYGLGIIVTKSLDKDYFIFQRDWQGKIAKGEIIYFSLPIETPYYKKASKFGKIIMCEGGDKLSTQGLDYYCNNKFIGTAKTTDKNGKPVSPFIYNGEIPQGSFFVMGTHERSYDSRYWGFVNEDQIQGIAIWSI
- a CDS encoding conjugal transfer protein TraH is translated as MVNLKKITALFLAATISLSTPATANLTSFIQNNLDTSITTENAGYYKTQSRGYYTLGSARVRWGGLGTVHPFNMQAPSINVGCSGIDMVFGGFSYLNFEYLVEKLKKISAAAPAFAFKMALSTLCKDCDTIMTELEKIANAINNMNFDTCKMSQQIGSWAGAKIGNMASDALKFGGSESWLSSHTKAIEDTSSTIQGWINGANSWMNGGAEGAKENLLQGSLVKRATDTYGTIFGNGAEWEALTRSMVGDVVGYTKEKTKSDGSKETDIKVEIIHPEMDYVKFIEILLEGGTVDAVGFSQTESGGMKMKPTYPTTQITIPTGGMKKMVEDKIIAIVNKINANEALSISDKNFINSMPVPVYRIINVISVLGDTGVEKTAEYIALKQIDALIRKLTDEMTRYLAVYKRQKGADVLSDKDMEKVDQLVFTARQNRQQINDIMVGVAADFNKQVDLVNYYMDLEKNIRQKSPLWTAASFGG
- the traN gene encoding conjugal transfer protein TraN, with amino-acid sequence MFFNKLKYNLMILLLLISTQSYALICSDYGDFKEYGGHYYSTTVKKLTFKDAKLLAENSGGYLAIPNSSSENAFIAGLIKDGEYSWIGIHDPSLTANYCYSTSNCSRDDSRFKTVKNTALSYKNWAEYQPDNLVMEYDVMDGKEQVTPLGEHWVAMAYSGKWADFGNHKTSYNNPIKYYAVFEFDTMPDCYTPPTNFQEDQIAGTKCSTKIYNKDINQAVDTGQLYDCQQDQYGTDYCPSQMAPCAQEWDYTDGTSQQVDTTLNTNPNCNGTMVNGVCYEQVGNATKVTNLSCRNISVPCMPGAGSCCHIDFSCNNNQATVKYYDCCPSQGSLKRTVTVSDPNNFLNGVTYQQYGSAKIVCNKSGACSVYFQSYYCNGGLIGSPYLTNSFSLNTSTEYKCNDNQFVGSQAYQGADPTKCYNGYEPSCNKGSLNTSTNKCELDYTYYNYLCNNDKNEYGLNYVPQNTGGDCNGVNLLPDGSCNSSTPPTNNCKREKYTCKEAPDRKCAYVNNEYQCSPYPCFGGDDIETTDTQVGLNDADNNGWDNSGNCLGQIYIFNGQDNRCRSKDILFGLVGGGCCDKDKVFLGLVACKEEEKKLAKLNDQERCHYVGEYCSKKLNLGFTKICVQWKKSHCCFNSKLARIINEQGRPQLAKGWGSAESPECKGFTPEEFQKLDFSKIDMSEFFGEIQQNFNVNFMQNQQNFIQNRITNNMNNISGN